The following are from one region of the Paenibacillus sp. JZ16 genome:
- the csaB gene encoding polysaccharide pyruvyl transferase CsaB, translated as MVSTSKTIVISGYYGFSNSGDEAVLKSILTALEQEGKAAGVDINPVVLSIDPDWTSAAYGVKSIHRMKLGEVRQAIKDSDGLISGGGSLLQDATSPKTIPYYLGVLKIAQWLGKPTFIYAQGVGPVNRKLFYPMIRSIFRKCTYISVRDIQSGELLQSMGISGEAIHVVPDPVMGLPLPEGEDVQLDFNPGSGLEENDAASVSSIEEHCESFEEPLVQSSLSNRETEGEGSLPVIGISVRYWHPERKELKAVAEGLKALAAHRPVHLRFLPFHQPDDLEASQFIASGIGDISKNGSIISFYRDEKQPQDMLREVSRCDMILGMRLHSLIYAANQRVPLLGISYDPKINHFLKRLGSKPAGSSESLDADALKDQMLKLLDDAAAWKAEHGEQISVLKQEAALPARHIAQYLRHRG; from the coding sequence TCCATCCTGACCGCCCTGGAACAGGAAGGAAAGGCTGCGGGAGTTGATATCAACCCCGTGGTACTTTCCATTGACCCGGATTGGACTTCGGCTGCCTATGGGGTAAAGTCCATACACCGGATGAAGCTGGGAGAAGTTCGACAGGCAATCAAGGACAGCGACGGTTTGATCAGCGGTGGAGGAAGCTTGCTGCAGGACGCTACCAGCCCAAAGACGATCCCGTATTATCTGGGCGTCCTCAAGATCGCGCAGTGGCTTGGTAAACCGACGTTTATTTATGCGCAGGGCGTAGGTCCGGTTAACCGTAAGCTGTTTTATCCGATGATTCGCTCGATCTTCCGAAAATGCACCTACATCTCGGTGCGTGACATTCAGTCAGGTGAACTGCTTCAGTCGATGGGAATATCAGGGGAAGCCATTCACGTCGTACCCGATCCGGTGATGGGCTTGCCGCTGCCAGAGGGGGAGGATGTTCAGCTTGATTTCAACCCGGGATCGGGGTTAGAAGAGAACGATGCCGCATCAGTTTCTTCTATAGAAGAACATTGTGAATCATTCGAAGAACCTTTAGTGCAGTCCTCATTATCCAATCGCGAAACGGAAGGGGAAGGATCTCTGCCGGTTATCGGTATTTCGGTTCGATATTGGCATCCGGAACGCAAAGAGCTGAAGGCTGTTGCGGAAGGTTTAAAGGCATTAGCCGCACATCGTCCGGTACATCTTCGCTTTCTCCCTTTTCATCAGCCGGATGATCTTGAGGCTTCGCAGTTTATTGCTAGCGGCATTGGCGATATTTCCAAGAATGGTTCGATTATCAGTTTCTATCGTGATGAGAAGCAGCCGCAGGACATGCTGCGAGAGGTTAGTCGTTGTGATATGATACTGGGCATGCGTCTGCATAGCCTGATCTATGCAGCGAATCAGCGTGTGCCGTTGCTCGGAATTTCCTATGATCCGAAAATCAATCACTTTTTGAAGCGGCTGGGCAGCAAACCTGCAGGAAGCAGTGAATCACTTGACGCAGATGCGTTAAAGGATCAGATGCTGAAGCTGTTAGACGATGCAGCGGCATGGAAGGCGGAGCACGGCGAGCAGATATCCGTATTGAAACAAGAGGCTGCGCTGCCTGCACGCCACATTGCCCAATATTTACGCCATAGAGGATGA